In Desulfuromonas sp., the following proteins share a genomic window:
- the ftsW gene encoding putative lipid II flippase FtsW, with protein sequence MDARKGFDSTILLLAVVLTCFGVVMVYSSSSIMAAKKFSDGFYFLKKQGVFALAGFMIMAAVMHIDYHLLRRLAVPFLLLCAALLVAVLIPGVGTHAGGACRWIRLGPVNVQPSELAKLAMILYMAHSLAKKGEKIKTFKLGFIPYMVVLALLLMLLLMQPDLGSALTLAGVAMVMLLVAGTRLSYLFSLLVLALPFLYFAVMNVDYRRKRILAFLNPWDDPTNSGFQIIQSWIAFGSGGLFGKGLGEGKQKLFYLPEAHTDFIFSVVGEELGFAGVVVVAAMFLVLVMRGVRAAVGAPDDFGRYLAFGLTLLLGLEAFVNFAVVMVMVPTKGLALPFLSYGGTSLVTTLFAVGILLNVSSQGTGEAR encoded by the coding sequence ATGGATGCGAGAAAAGGTTTCGACTCCACGATCCTCCTGCTGGCGGTGGTGCTGACCTGCTTCGGGGTGGTCATGGTCTATTCCTCCTCCTCCATCATGGCGGCCAAGAAATTCTCCGACGGGTTCTACTTTCTCAAGAAACAGGGGGTCTTTGCCCTGGCCGGCTTCATGATCATGGCCGCGGTCATGCACATCGACTACCACCTGCTGCGCCGGTTAGCGGTCCCTTTCCTGCTGCTGTGCGCGGCCTTGTTGGTCGCCGTGCTGATCCCCGGCGTGGGAACCCACGCCGGAGGAGCCTGCCGCTGGATCCGCCTCGGTCCCGTCAACGTTCAGCCCTCGGAGCTGGCCAAGCTGGCAATGATCCTGTACATGGCCCACTCTCTGGCCAAAAAAGGAGAGAAGATAAAAACCTTCAAGCTCGGCTTCATCCCTTACATGGTGGTCCTCGCCCTTCTCCTGATGCTGCTGCTGATGCAGCCGGACCTCGGCAGCGCCCTGACCCTGGCCGGGGTGGCCATGGTGATGCTGCTGGTGGCGGGGACCCGGCTGAGTTACCTGTTCTCCCTATTGGTGCTGGCCCTGCCTTTTCTGTACTTCGCGGTGATGAACGTCGATTACCGGCGCAAACGGATTTTGGCCTTTCTCAACCCCTGGGATGATCCGACCAACTCGGGCTTCCAGATCATTCAGAGCTGGATCGCCTTCGGCTCGGGCGGGCTGTTCGGAAAGGGGCTGGGCGAGGGCAAGCAGAAGCTCTTCTACCTGCCGGAGGCGCACACAGATTTTATCTTCTCGGTCGTCGGGGAGGAACTCGGATTCGCCGGGGTGGTCGTAGTGGCGGCCATGTTCCTGGTGCTCGTCATGCGAGGGGTGCGCGCGGCCGTCGGGGCGCCCGATGATTTCGGGCGTTACCTGGCTTTCGGCCTGACCCTGCTGCTGGGCCTGGAGGCCTTTGTCAATTTCGCCGTCGTCATGGTAATGGTGCCGACCAAGGGTCTGGCCCTGCCTTTTCTTTCCTACGGAGGCACCAGCCTTGTGACGACCCTGTTTGCGGTGGGAATCCTGCTCAACGTTTCCAGTCAGGGAACGGGGGAGGCGCGATGA
- the murC gene encoding UDP-N-acetylmuramate--L-alanine ligase, with product MYGRIRKIHFIGIGGIGMSGIAEVLLNLGYQVSGSDLRESETTRRLEELGGEITYGHREANLQGADVVVTSTAVKADNPEVQEAHRHLVPVIPRAEMLAELMRMKYGIAVAGTHGKTTTTSMVATVLVHGGIDPTAVIGGRLDSLGSNAKLGQGKFLVAEADESDGSFLRLSPTIAVVTNIDADHLDYYRDLEQIKDTFVDFINKVPFYGLAVLCLDDPNIQDIIPRVKKRFATYGMTSQADFQATRIEHREGSTSFTVHCRGEELGRLSINMPGRHNVLNALAAVAVAIELDIPFATVAEGFGGFGGVDRRFQIKYDERGIMVVDDYGHHPAEIVATLAAARAGWDRRIVAVFQPHRYSRTQALFDEFVTAFYQADHLVVMDIYAAGEDPLPGVEAKDLVKGICGHGHKGAHYIGDQHGVVSHLMSELREGDIVITLGAGNVWQVGDSLARRLREGGAGVPGDL from the coding sequence ATGTACGGACGGATTCGGAAAATACATTTTATCGGCATCGGCGGTATCGGCATGAGCGGCATCGCCGAGGTGCTGCTCAACCTCGGCTACCAGGTTTCCGGCTCTGATCTGCGCGAGTCGGAGACCACCCGCCGCCTCGAGGAACTCGGCGGTGAAATCACCTACGGCCACCGGGAGGCGAACCTGCAGGGGGCCGACGTGGTCGTCACGTCGACCGCGGTGAAGGCCGACAACCCCGAGGTCCAGGAGGCCCACCGTCACCTCGTCCCGGTGATTCCCCGGGCTGAGATGCTGGCGGAGCTGATGCGCATGAAGTACGGCATCGCGGTGGCCGGAACCCACGGCAAGACAACGACCACGAGCATGGTGGCGACGGTCCTGGTGCACGGCGGGATTGATCCCACCGCGGTCATCGGAGGCCGCCTGGACTCCCTCGGCTCCAACGCCAAGCTCGGGCAGGGCAAGTTCCTGGTGGCCGAGGCCGACGAGTCGGACGGCTCCTTCCTGCGCCTCTCCCCGACCATTGCGGTGGTTACCAACATCGATGCTGACCATCTCGACTACTACCGCGATCTCGAGCAGATCAAGGACACCTTTGTCGATTTCATCAACAAGGTGCCCTTTTACGGACTTGCGGTGCTGTGCCTCGACGATCCCAACATCCAGGACATCATCCCCCGGGTGAAGAAGCGTTTCGCCACCTACGGCATGACCAGCCAAGCCGATTTTCAGGCCACCCGCATCGAGCACCGCGAGGGGAGCACCTCCTTTACCGTTCACTGCCGGGGCGAGGAGCTGGGACGGCTCTCCATCAACATGCCGGGCCGCCACAACGTCCTCAATGCCCTGGCCGCGGTCGCGGTTGCGATAGAGCTGGACATTCCCTTCGCGACGGTGGCCGAGGGGTTCGGCGGGTTCGGCGGGGTGGATCGACGCTTCCAGATCAAGTACGACGAACGGGGGATCATGGTGGTGGACGACTACGGCCATCACCCGGCCGAGATCGTCGCTACCCTGGCCGCGGCCCGCGCCGGCTGGGACCGGCGTATTGTCGCGGTCTTCCAGCCCCATCGCTACAGCCGCACCCAGGCGCTTTTTGACGAGTTCGTGACCGCCTTCTACCAGGCCGACCACCTCGTGGTGATGGACATCTACGCGGCCGGTGAGGACCCCCTGCCGGGAGTGGAGGCGAAGGATCTTGTCAAGGGGATTTGCGGCCACGGGCACAAGGGCGCCCATTACATCGGCGATCAGCATGGGGTGGTCTCTCATCTCATGTCCGAGCTTCGGGAGGGGGATATCGTCATAACTCTCGGTGCCGGCAACGTCTGGCAGGTAGGGGATTCCCTGGCCCGCCGCCTGCGCGAAGGGGGGGCGGGTGTCCCCGGAGATCTTTGA
- the murD gene encoding UDP-N-acetylmuramoyl-L-alanine--D-glutamate ligase has product MTPDLRNKKIVVVGAGRTGLALAGYFHERGAEVILSDRRPAARIAGLEPLRQAGVALDLGGHTAAYFGAADLVAISPGVPLSVPAVAGAIRLGVPVLGEVEVAFRELSAPMVAITGTNGKSTTTTLAGEIFQAWGRAVFVGGNLGTPLVEAVGGAWDWIVAELSSFQLEGIESFRPRYAMLLNISDDHLDRYPDMAAYVAAKMRIFENMTDSDVAVLNADDPLVQEAAAAIRARRVEFSSRRLLPAGMGFEGGEIVWRWGGEEHRFPARELRLRGAHNLENVMAALIPPLLEGCPAQLAWRAACSCAGLPHRMELVRELDGVAWYNDSKGTNVGSVVKSLAGLAAPVTLIAGGKDKGSDYGPLAGPLREKVAHLVLIGQAAERMARDLAGHTDTVRVETLDDAVQRARELTPSGGSVLLSPACSSFDMFANFEERGDAFCRAVNALPQREAV; this is encoded by the coding sequence ATGACTCCTGATTTGCGCAATAAAAAGATCGTAGTCGTCGGCGCCGGGCGCACCGGGTTGGCCCTGGCTGGCTACTTTCATGAGCGGGGGGCCGAGGTCATTCTGTCGGACCGGCGCCCCGCGGCGCGCATTGCGGGACTGGAACCGCTGCGGCAAGCGGGGGTCGCTCTCGATTTGGGCGGTCATACCGCGGCCTATTTCGGCGCCGCGGACCTGGTGGCGATCAGCCCCGGGGTTCCCCTTTCGGTGCCTGCGGTTGCCGGGGCCATCCGTCTGGGCGTGCCGGTGCTGGGAGAGGTCGAGGTCGCTTTCCGGGAGCTCTCCGCCCCGATGGTGGCGATTACCGGGACCAACGGCAAGTCGACGACCACGACCCTGGCGGGGGAGATCTTCCAGGCCTGGGGACGGGCCGTCTTCGTCGGCGGCAACCTCGGGACGCCCCTCGTCGAGGCGGTGGGCGGGGCCTGGGACTGGATCGTGGCCGAGCTTTCCTCCTTTCAGCTCGAGGGGATCGAGTCCTTCCGGCCCCGCTACGCCATGCTGCTCAATATCAGCGATGATCATCTTGACCGCTACCCCGACATGGCCGCTTACGTCGCCGCCAAGATGCGGATTTTTGAGAACATGACCGACTCGGACGTGGCGGTCCTCAACGCCGACGACCCCCTGGTGCAGGAGGCCGCCGCCGCGATCCGGGCCCGGCGCGTGGAATTCTCCTCCCGGCGGCTGCTGCCGGCGGGAATGGGCTTTGAGGGGGGCGAGATCGTCTGGCGCTGGGGGGGGGAGGAACACCGTTTCCCGGCGCGGGAACTGCGCCTCAGGGGTGCGCACAATCTGGAGAACGTCATGGCCGCCCTGATTCCCCCTCTGCTCGAGGGTTGCCCGGCGCAACTCGCCTGGCGGGCCGCATGCAGCTGTGCCGGCCTGCCGCACCGGATGGAACTCGTTCGCGAGCTTGACGGAGTGGCCTGGTACAACGATTCCAAGGGGACCAACGTGGGCAGCGTGGTCAAGAGCCTCGCAGGTCTTGCTGCCCCGGTGACCCTGATCGCCGGCGGCAAGGACAAGGGAAGCGATTACGGCCCCCTGGCCGGCCCTCTCCGGGAGAAGGTCGCCCATCTGGTACTCATCGGCCAGGCAGCCGAGCGCATGGCCCGGGACCTGGCCGGGCACACCGACACGGTGCGGGTCGAAACCCTCGATGACGCCGTGCAAAGGGCCCGGGAACTGACGCCTTCGGGGGGCTCGGTCCTGCTCTCCCCGGCCTGCTCCAGTTTCGACATGTTCGCCAATTTCGAGGAGCGCGGCGATGCATTCTGCCGGGCTGTGAACGCCCTGCCCCAACGAGAGGCGGTCTAG
- the murG gene encoding undecaprenyldiphospho-muramoylpentapeptide beta-N-acetylglucosaminyltransferase has product MKLLLAGGGTGGHLFPAVALAQRLIETEEDSEVLFVGTKRGIEARVIPELGLPLETIDISGFVGKGWAGKLTFGPRLAISVRQSLAILERFRPDVVVGVGGYASAPVLAAAKMRGYPVLIHEQNAWPGLTNRCFARWADRVCVSFADADRAFHHGRTVVTGNPLRQGMDECPPIPRENPLLLVFGGSLGARAINEAMVETLPLLEPLKGELTILHQSGPKELERVREGYRNAGWDPEGVVPFIEDMAQAYARSHLVVCRAGATTVAELTSCGRPAIMIPYPHAAGDHQTTNANALARRGAALLLPQADLTAELLVRLVSDLFRDRERLLAMAGVARSLGRKGAVDLVLKECRIIARPRRQGGSAGNDKSKNNPPLRAI; this is encoded by the coding sequence ATGAAACTGCTGCTGGCCGGAGGGGGGACCGGTGGACATCTTTTCCCCGCGGTGGCGCTGGCCCAAAGGCTGATCGAGACAGAGGAAGACTCCGAGGTGCTCTTCGTCGGGACCAAGCGGGGGATCGAGGCGCGGGTCATCCCCGAACTCGGACTTCCCCTCGAGACGATCGACATTTCCGGATTCGTCGGCAAGGGCTGGGCCGGCAAGCTCACCTTCGGCCCGCGCCTGGCCATAAGCGTGCGCCAATCCCTGGCCATCCTCGAACGATTCCGGCCCGACGTTGTGGTCGGTGTGGGCGGCTACGCCTCTGCCCCGGTTCTGGCCGCGGCCAAAATGCGGGGATACCCCGTATTGATCCACGAGCAGAACGCCTGGCCGGGCCTGACCAACCGGTGTTTCGCCCGCTGGGCCGACCGGGTTTGTGTCTCTTTCGCCGACGCCGACCGGGCCTTTCACCACGGACGCACCGTGGTGACCGGCAATCCCCTGCGCCAGGGAATGGACGAGTGCCCGCCCATCCCCCGGGAAAACCCGCTTCTGCTGGTCTTCGGTGGCAGCCTCGGGGCCCGGGCGATCAACGAGGCGATGGTGGAAACCCTGCCCCTGCTCGAGCCTCTGAAGGGGGAGTTGACCATCCTTCACCAAAGCGGCCCCAAGGAACTGGAGCGGGTCCGGGAGGGATACCGCAACGCCGGCTGGGACCCGGAAGGGGTGGTCCCCTTTATCGAGGACATGGCACAGGCCTACGCCCGGTCCCACCTCGTGGTGTGCCGGGCCGGTGCGACCACCGTCGCCGAGCTGACCTCCTGCGGACGCCCGGCGATCATGATCCCCTATCCTCACGCCGCAGGGGACCACCAGACCACCAACGCCAACGCACTGGCCAGGCGCGGGGCTGCCCTGCTCCTGCCTCAGGCAGACCTGACGGCCGAACTGCTGGTCCGCCTCGTCTCCGACCTGTTCCGAGACCGGGAGCGCCTCCTGGCCATGGCCGGGGTGGCACGCTCCCTCGGGCGCAAGGGAGCCGTGGACCTGGTCCTGAAGGAATGCCGGATCATCGCCCGGCCCCGGCGTCAGGGCGGCTCGGCCGGTAACGACAAAAGCAAAAACAACCCGCCCCTTCGGGCAATATAA
- the murB gene encoding UDP-N-acetylmuramate dehydrogenase: protein MSPEIFDKLSAALRGRVLVREPLSRHTTWRVGGPADLFLVPVDRSDLLAALGLCHEAGLPWMVLGAGSNLLVRDGGIRGAVIHTGGLKELVFEEEGLARAGGGLPLMTLIRETVRRGLAGLEALAGIPGTVGGGVTMNAGAGGQDLAGVVRAVTLASPEGEEIWEAPRLHFGYRGSSLPRDRVVVEVLLAFERKDPAALEQTIREHLARRRSSQGVRGPSAGSVFKNPTGTPAWRLIDEAGLRGASVGGAQVSTVHTNFIVNTGGATARDVMELIEYVRKTVCSRSGVTLEPEVRIAGEDG from the coding sequence GTGTCCCCGGAGATCTTTGATAAGTTGAGCGCCGCCCTGCGGGGTCGCGTCCTGGTCCGGGAACCCCTGTCCCGCCATACAACGTGGCGGGTGGGCGGACCGGCCGACCTGTTCCTGGTTCCGGTCGATCGTTCCGACCTGCTCGCCGCTCTGGGCCTGTGCCATGAAGCCGGCCTGCCCTGGATGGTTCTCGGTGCGGGGAGCAACCTGCTGGTCAGGGACGGTGGCATCCGCGGGGCGGTGATCCACACCGGGGGCTTAAAGGAGCTTGTTTTCGAAGAGGAAGGTTTGGCCCGTGCCGGTGGTGGACTTCCCCTGATGACCCTCATCCGCGAAACCGTCCGGAGGGGCCTCGCCGGGCTGGAGGCACTGGCGGGCATTCCCGGCACGGTCGGGGGCGGTGTGACCATGAATGCCGGCGCGGGGGGCCAGGACCTGGCAGGGGTGGTTCGGGCCGTGACTCTGGCCTCGCCGGAGGGCGAGGAGATCTGGGAAGCACCGAGGCTTCACTTCGGCTATCGCGGTTCCTCTCTTCCCCGGGACAGGGTAGTCGTAGAGGTTCTGCTCGCCTTTGAACGCAAAGACCCGGCTGCCCTGGAACAGACCATTCGCGAACATCTGGCCCGGCGGCGAAGCAGCCAGGGGGTACGCGGTCCAAGCGCCGGTTCGGTGTTCAAGAATCCTACCGGCACCCCGGCTTGGCGCCTCATCGATGAGGCCGGTCTGCGGGGCGCCAGCGTGGGGGGGGCCCAAGTTTCAACGGTCCACACCAATTTTATCGTCAACACCGGAGGCGCCACCGCACGGGACGTTATGGAATTGATCGAGTATGTCAGGAAGACGGTCTGCAGCAGGAGTGGGGTGACACTAGAACCAGAGGTCCGTATCGCCGGGGAGGATGGATAA
- a CDS encoding D-alanine--D-alanine ligase: MTRQELKTKKIAVLMGGLSAEREVSLRTGEAVLGALQRRGYRAVAIDAGRDLATRLSTEGVEVAFVALHGRYGEDGTVQGLLELLGIPYTGSGVLASALAMDKVAAKKVLLFHEISTPSFEAYRRGDDLQELLARCRHFPLVVKPAREGSTIGVSIAESLSALREGLGEALKSDDLVLIEDCIRGEEVTVGVLNGRALPIIQVVPKGGFYDFKAKYTAGQTEYLLPAPLEGALYERIQQDAVEACRALGCAGAARVDFMVRGREFFCLEVNTIPGMTETSLLPKAAREAGLTFEELVEQILEGASVGK; encoded by the coding sequence ATGACTCGACAGGAACTGAAAACCAAAAAAATCGCCGTTCTGATGGGGGGCCTCTCCGCGGAGAGGGAAGTGTCCCTGCGCACCGGCGAGGCGGTGCTCGGCGCCCTGCAGAGGCGCGGCTACCGGGCCGTCGCTATCGACGCCGGACGGGATCTGGCCACCCGCCTCAGCACAGAAGGGGTCGAGGTCGCGTTTGTCGCCCTGCACGGTCGCTACGGCGAAGACGGAACGGTCCAGGGGCTGCTTGAACTATTGGGCATTCCCTACACGGGGAGCGGGGTTCTGGCCTCGGCCCTGGCCATGGACAAGGTGGCCGCCAAGAAAGTCCTCCTGTTTCACGAGATTTCCACGCCCTCTTTCGAGGCGTACCGCCGGGGCGACGATTTACAGGAACTCCTGGCCCGCTGCCGCCACTTTCCCCTTGTGGTCAAGCCGGCCCGGGAGGGGTCGACCATCGGGGTGAGCATCGCGGAGAGCCTTTCCGCTTTGAGGGAGGGGCTGGGCGAGGCGCTCAAAAGCGACGATCTGGTGCTGATCGAGGACTGCATCCGCGGCGAGGAGGTGACAGTCGGGGTCCTCAACGGACGGGCCCTGCCGATCATCCAGGTTGTGCCCAAGGGAGGATTCTACGACTTCAAGGCGAAGTATACGGCCGGACAGACCGAGTATCTTCTGCCGGCTCCCCTGGAGGGGGCCCTCTACGAGCGGATCCAGCAGGACGCGGTCGAGGCCTGCCGCGCCCTGGGCTGCGCCGGAGCCGCGCGGGTCGATTTCATGGTGAGGGGACGCGAGTTTTTCTGTCTGGAAGTCAACACTATTCCCGGTATGACCGAGACCAGCCTTCTGCCGAAGGCGGCTCGGGAGGCGGGACTGACTTTCGAGGAACTGGTGGAGCAGATCCTCGAGGGGGCGTCGGTCGGCAAGTAG
- a CDS encoding FtsQ-type POTRA domain-containing protein, whose product MTDLKAQKRSRVKANRRKRESQPREWKKHFQRLLRLTVLATSCSLVVCGGVLACRLLCDSGYFRVDQVRVENHRRVSQEEVLALSDIQMGTAIFDLDLEMIGRKIEENPWVAAVQVERVFPRGVVIRVAEREPKAVVNLGYLYYVDVTGEIFKTLEPKDSLDFPVVTGIDRQFLLQNSKAARSLLVDAVALIGELASRSHFNLRDVSEVHIDQAEGFNLYTYVGGIPVRMGYGNFAAKLDRLEKIYQDLEPRLLGLKSIDLNVNDRVVVKIDRGTATGRG is encoded by the coding sequence ATGACGGACCTCAAAGCCCAGAAGCGTAGCCGAGTCAAGGCCAACCGCCGCAAGCGGGAGAGCCAGCCGCGGGAGTGGAAGAAACACTTTCAGCGTCTGCTGCGGCTCACCGTCTTGGCTACAAGCTGTTCCCTGGTGGTCTGCGGCGGGGTTCTGGCCTGCCGCCTGCTGTGCGATTCGGGGTACTTCCGCGTTGACCAGGTGCGGGTGGAGAATCACCGCCGGGTCAGCCAGGAGGAAGTCCTGGCTCTCTCCGACATACAGATGGGAACCGCGATTTTCGATCTGGACCTGGAGATGATCGGCCGCAAGATCGAGGAAAACCCCTGGGTGGCCGCCGTCCAGGTGGAGAGGGTTTTCCCCCGGGGAGTGGTCATTCGGGTTGCCGAGCGCGAGCCCAAGGCGGTGGTCAACCTGGGGTATCTCTACTATGTGGACGTAACGGGGGAGATATTCAAGACGCTGGAGCCCAAGGACAGCCTCGACTTTCCGGTGGTGACGGGGATCGACAGGCAGTTCCTTCTGCAGAATTCGAAAGCCGCCCGGAGTCTTCTGGTCGATGCCGTGGCCCTGATCGGCGAATTGGCCAGTCGCAGCCACTTCAACCTTCGGGACGTGTCCGAGGTCCACATCGACCAGGCCGAGGGGTTCAATCTCTACACCTATGTGGGGGGGATTCCGGTGCGGATGGGATACGGCAATTTCGCCGCCAAACTGGACCGACTTGAAAAAATTTACCAGGACCTGGAACCGCGCCTGCTGGGTCTTAAGTCCATCGATCTCAACGTCAACGACCGGGTGGTGGTCAAGATCGACCGCGGGACGGCCACCGGCCGGGGGTAG